A window of Pyrobaculum aerophilum str. IM2 contains these coding sequences:
- a CDS encoding class I SAM-dependent methyltransferase produces the protein MIPLVVLALVVAAIILHLLWPFLAGRGGAYSTSSVSATEWAFRRIGVAGRRVYDLGCGYGVILALAKRMGAVPIGVEIDPLRWLICSLRCRCRVILGDMFQVPLADADVVYIFQWPSVNARLAEKFLSELRPGAYVVSYMWEVPRLKLVAYEPVLKIYIYQV, from the coding sequence ATGATTCCCCTAGTGGTTTTGGCGCTTGTAGTGGCGGCGATTATATTACATTTATTATGGCCTTTCCTCGCGGGGAGGGGAGGCGCCTACAGTACGTCGAGCGTAAGTGCGACTGAGTGGGCGTTTAGACGCATTGGAGTGGCGGGGAGGAGGGTGTACGACTTGGGTTGCGGCTACGGCGTAATACTCGCGCTTGCGAAGAGAATGGGAGCAGTGCCCATCGGCGTAGAGATCGACCCGTTGCGGTGGCTGATATGTTCCCTACGCTGTAGGTGCAGAGTTATTCTAGGGGATATGTTCCAAGTCCCCCTCGCCGATGCCGACGTTGTATACATATTCCAGTGGCCATCTGTTAACGCGCGTCTCGCTGAGAAATTCCTCAGCGAGTTGAGGCCTGGGGCATACGTCGTGTCGTATATGTGGGAAGTGCCCCGCCTTAAGCTCGTGGCCTACGAACCTGTCCTCAAGATCTATATTTATCAAGTTTAA
- a CDS encoding ArsR/SmtB family transcription factor translates to MLDNVKVQILRKIATQGYTTVTDVVKDLGITWGAAQWHLFWLENNGYIKSAKINGTTIYILNCANALRKLEAIESALSKEKVVRRE, encoded by the coding sequence ATGCTTGATAACGTCAAGGTTCAAATCCTTAGAAAAATAGCAACCCAGGGCTATACGACGGTCACAGATGTAGTTAAAGATCTAGGCATTACCTGGGGAGCCGCCCAGTGGCACCTCTTCTGGCTGGAGAATAACGGATATATAAAATCGGCAAAAATCAACGGGACTACTATATACATTCTCAATTGCGCCAACGCCTTGAGAAAGCTTGAGGCCATAGAGAGCGCTTTGTCAAAAGAGAAAGTTGTAAGACGGGAGTAG
- a CDS encoding NfeD family protein: MDIVVSASTLGLLGGLVVLLTFFGRIPPWLGYPIGGGLLSIYVLILVVGLKASREFRKRPPPTASVVGKRGVVVEAEAGWALVKIEGAYWKAYCNGCAPGDVVEVVRVGDAGVEVRRVG, encoded by the coding sequence GTGGACATAGTAGTATCAGCATCGACGTTAGGACTGCTGGGAGGATTAGTGGTTCTGCTCACGTTTTTCGGCCGCATCCCGCCCTGGCTTGGATACCCCATAGGTGGGGGCTTGCTCTCTATTTACGTGCTTATCCTCGTCGTTGGCTTAAAGGCGTCTCGGGAGTTTAGGAAGAGGCCGCCCCCCACGGCCAGCGTCGTTGGCAAGAGGGGGGTGGTGGTGGAGGCGGAGGCCGGGTGGGCGCTGGTAAAAATCGAGGGCGCCTACTGGAAGGCGTATTGCAACGGCTGTGCCCCCGGAGACGTCGTCGAGGTGGTTAGGGTAGGCGACGCGGGGGTGGAGGTAAGGAGGGTTGGATGA